In a single window of the Bacteroidota bacterium genome:
- a CDS encoding DUF3857 domain-containing transglutaminase family protein produces the protein MRKLFFCLVALSLTAVQTYAQEVPAGIDDSFSITSMNPMMLLSQADAVIRLDNQQFEVKRRGKAVWRVHRVVTIFNKEGRDHGFIGYGYDKFRKPKKLAAQIRNAEGKVIRKLKKDEIEDYSAIANFSLYDDSRVRIARLEHSTYPYTVEYWYEMEFNGYISWPSWDPEGLGASVEHSRFEVEAPADINVRYRSEGTDIEPIIIDGGKTKTYRWEVTALRKETEDLLAALSMEIVPESQGISVKMAPETFEIEGSVGDFKSWESFGSWYYNLNAGRAVLPGVKEAEVRRLVNGITDTEERAKRIYDYFQSSTRYVSVQLGIGGWQTFDASYVAERGYGDCKALTNYLMALLDAAGIASQPALIQNSRRGSDVEKDFPNNEFNHVILMVPTPADTLWLEATSQVIPFGRIGAGNEDRYALAVSATGGELVRTPASAAAENAQVRHATVTLDEAGNATGAVSFTYKGNQQHRVTHTLVNASSRDQMAWLHDMLDIPSFKVVSADFSQVEARSLTSSITTDLELPRYAARTGSRIFLTTNLLERHTYVPPDDEHRSTPVKLSYAYRDEDVVTYSLPAGYAIEAMPEDLLLETSFARYSATHEVDGNTLVFKRMLEFTEKEIDASLFNTYRDFLIDVAKSGRAQVVLAKQ, from the coding sequence ATGAGAAAACTATTCTTTTGTCTGGTAGCCTTGAGCCTGACGGCTGTGCAGACGTATGCACAGGAAGTACCGGCGGGTATCGACGATTCGTTTAGCATAACATCGATGAACCCAATGATGTTATTGAGTCAGGCAGACGCTGTTATTCGACTGGACAACCAGCAGTTTGAAGTAAAGCGTAGGGGGAAAGCGGTATGGCGAGTGCACCGCGTTGTCACCATTTTTAATAAGGAAGGACGGGACCACGGCTTTATCGGCTATGGCTACGACAAATTCCGAAAACCAAAAAAACTGGCTGCGCAAATCAGGAATGCGGAGGGCAAGGTCATCCGCAAGCTGAAGAAGGATGAAATTGAGGATTACAGCGCGATTGCGAATTTCTCCCTGTACGATGATAGCCGCGTGCGTATCGCCCGGTTGGAGCACAGCACGTATCCCTATACGGTTGAATACTGGTACGAGATGGAATTTAATGGGTACATTTCCTGGCCCTCCTGGGACCCCGAAGGCCTGGGGGCATCGGTTGAACATTCCCGGTTTGAAGTGGAAGCGCCGGCAGACATCAATGTACGCTACCGCTCGGAAGGCACAGACATCGAACCCATCATCATAGACGGTGGCAAGACAAAAACGTACCGGTGGGAAGTAACTGCCTTGCGAAAGGAGACAGAAGATTTACTGGCGGCCCTGTCCATGGAGATTGTACCAGAATCCCAGGGAATCAGCGTGAAGATGGCGCCCGAAACTTTTGAGATCGAAGGGTCCGTGGGCGACTTTAAAAGTTGGGAGTCGTTTGGCTCCTGGTATTACAACCTGAATGCCGGCAGAGCTGTGTTGCCGGGGGTAAAAGAAGCTGAAGTGCGCAGGTTAGTCAACGGTATAACAGACACGGAAGAACGGGCAAAACGCATTTACGACTACTTCCAATCCTCTACACGGTATGTGAGCGTGCAGTTGGGTATTGGCGGCTGGCAGACCTTTGACGCATCGTACGTCGCTGAGCGGGGCTATGGCGATTGCAAAGCACTGACCAACTACCTCATGGCATTACTTGATGCTGCCGGCATCGCTTCGCAGCCGGCGCTGATTCAAAACAGCCGGCGGGGGAGTGACGTCGAGAAAGACTTCCCCAACAACGAATTCAACCATGTGATTCTGATGGTGCCTACGCCGGCAGACACGCTATGGCTGGAGGCCACCTCGCAGGTGATTCCTTTTGGTCGGATTGGCGCCGGCAACGAAGACCGGTACGCGCTTGCTGTGTCTGCTACCGGCGGTGAACTCGTGCGCACGCCGGCCTCCGCAGCTGCCGAGAATGCACAGGTCCGCCATGCCACGGTAACGCTTGATGAAGCCGGCAACGCTACCGGCGCAGTGAGCTTTACGTACAAAGGCAACCAGCAGCACCGCGTTACGCATACGCTTGTGAATGCATCGAGCCGCGATCAGATGGCGTGGTTACATGACATGCTGGACATTCCAAGCTTCAAAGTGGTCAGTGCTGACTTTAGCCAGGTGGAAGCTCGCTCACTAACTTCTAGCATTACAACAGACCTTGAGTTGCCTCGTTATGCTGCCCGAACCGGGTCTCGGATCTTTCTAACAACCAATTTGCTGGAGCGACACACCTATGTACCGCCAGACGACGAGCACCGCTCTACGCCGGTAAAGCTGTCTTATGCTTATCGGGATGAAGATGTGGTGACGTACAGCCTGCCCGCTGGCTACGCCATAGAAGCCATGCCGGAAGACTTGCTGCTGGAAACGTCATTTGCCCGCTATAGCGCCACGCACGAAGTAGATGGGAACACCCTCGTGTTCAAACGCATGCTGGAATTCACAGAGAAGGAAATAGATGCGTCGCTGTTCAACACCTACCGGGATTTCCTCATCGACGTAGCCAAATCCGGCCGCGCCCAGGTGGTGCTAGCGAAGCAGTAG
- a CDS encoding proprotein convertase P-domain-containing protein, which translates to MSSTPQKATIAFTKIDDLIVVELNGVEVWRHGNSSTDTSPFLYELSSDSNWKANENNTVRVVAHNGPGWAQLKGSLTCNGFSLEKWDITRIGGISHTVFLDHTRVITNPLSAAPGTDYTDYFVNKADGDVFIKFTDVDDDVKVDLNGSRVVTADHIPHKIGGNPAKPPVLQQLNLSNGVNYLNVTANNKKNNFVARLKGRLFQTGSEDNAFHNWDIGPDSQKIGEFHNEDLVIFCLKNGAVTVAGEAGTGNEIQDNTTQTYTAQVEDNLTTSDVLVRMDVSHPYTSDLEINLQHPDGQTVKLFEHSSTGRSAGGIQGTVFGDSAAKAITAGKPPYTGYFKPVSPLSAFAGKNAKGTWKLTIKDKANADHGTLKWWSLYLIP; encoded by the coding sequence ATGAGCAGCACTCCACAAAAGGCAACGATTGCCTTCACAAAAATTGACGACCTTATTGTTGTAGAATTGAATGGTGTTGAAGTCTGGCGTCACGGGAATTCTTCAACGGATACCTCGCCTTTCCTCTATGAGCTTTCAAGTGATTCAAATTGGAAAGCCAATGAAAACAACACCGTTCGGGTTGTAGCGCACAACGGCCCAGGATGGGCCCAGTTGAAAGGCAGCTTAACGTGTAATGGTTTCTCTTTAGAGAAGTGGGATATCACTCGGATAGGTGGCATTTCGCATACGGTTTTTCTTGACCATACGCGTGTAATAACAAACCCACTGTCTGCCGCACCTGGCACTGACTATACAGACTACTTTGTCAACAAAGCAGATGGGGATGTTTTTATTAAATTTACAGATGTTGACGACGACGTAAAAGTCGACCTCAATGGCAGCAGAGTTGTCACTGCAGACCACATCCCACACAAGATCGGCGGCAACCCTGCCAAACCCCCTGTGCTCCAACAACTCAATTTGTCGAATGGCGTAAACTATCTGAATGTCACGGCTAATAACAAAAAGAACAACTTTGTTGCACGGTTGAAAGGGCGTTTATTTCAAACCGGCTCAGAAGACAATGCCTTTCACAACTGGGATATCGGACCTGACTCCCAAAAGATCGGGGAGTTTCATAATGAGGATCTCGTTATTTTTTGCCTAAAAAACGGGGCTGTAACGGTAGCCGGAGAGGCAGGTACTGGAAATGAGATTCAGGACAATACGACACAAACATATACTGCCCAAGTAGAGGATAATTTGACAACCTCGGACGTCCTGGTCCGCATGGATGTATCGCACCCCTACACAAGTGATCTGGAAATTAACCTCCAGCATCCAGATGGACAAACTGTTAAGTTGTTTGAACATTCCAGTACTGGCAGGAGCGCCGGCGGCATTCAAGGCACTGTATTTGGTGATAGTGCAGCAAAGGCCATCACTGCAGGTAAGCCACCCTACACGGGCTATTTCAAACCTGTATCTCCTCTTTCTGCCTTTGCCGGAAAAAATGCAAAAGGCACCTGGAAGCTTACCATTAAAGACAAGGCAAATGCGGATCATGGCACATTGAAATGGTGGAGTCTTTACCTTATCCCCTAA
- a CDS encoding helix-turn-helix transcriptional regulator, with translation MLTRELAGASAKPLILSILADGESYGYAILQRIEKLSSGELSWDDGTLYPVLHRLENQGLLISTWRKAEDSRRRRKYYNITEKGLQALDREKNQWLRVDAVFAQLWGLQPRLT, from the coding sequence ATGCTAACACGTGAACTTGCCGGCGCCTCCGCCAAACCCCTTATTCTCTCGATTCTTGCTGACGGGGAGAGCTACGGATATGCGATTTTACAGCGCATCGAAAAACTCTCGTCCGGTGAATTGTCCTGGGACGATGGGACGCTTTATCCGGTACTTCATCGCCTTGAAAATCAGGGTCTCCTCATTTCCACATGGCGCAAGGCTGAGGATAGCCGCCGCCGAAGGAAATACTACAACATCACAGAAAAAGGTTTGCAAGCACTGGATCGCGAAAAGAATCAGTGGCTACGCGTTGATGCCGTTTTTGCCCAATTGTGGGGATTACAACCTCGTCTAACCTGA
- a CDS encoding ABC transporter permease — translation MSFDLENSIAAWRRAYEVNTAFSDEDVEELEGSLRDRIESLVNLGKTEKDAFGIAIKRIGSSSSSEKEYKKVYWGKLKRQHKLTDELKWRVSMLKNYIKVALRALQRQKGYSFLNISGLSVGLACAFLLVFWIQDELSYDRFHENGDQIYRVMRHARFSNQVYTANDIPLKVAHVLADEYPEVESTVLMTRPEYLLFKRGELMANENGRHAGPQFFEMFSWDLIRGEPSQVLKDPLSIVISASLAEKYFGSDWVERGDIIGKTIHVDNRQDFTVTGVFDDIPLNSSTRFDFVLPIEDYIRRSSGLDAWDNSSLRLFIQLREETNVAALGQKIIRIQDDHLDHSQFRSELFLQSYEDQHLYSNYENGVLSVSRVEYNIRIFGIVAFMVVLIACINFMNLSTARSVNRSKEIGVRKAIGAERRALIWQFMGESMLLVFAGVLLAMVLVLVALPAFNGLTEKSIDISDLRGSTLLLFAGIGTLTALIAGTYPALYLSSFSAVNILRGTFRLTGGSAQLRKGLVVFQFSMSILLIVGTVTIYQQIRYINSKHLGLDRENIVYTYMEEGIGKQFSTVKEELLQRPGIVSVTSASENPLEVRSNTHNFSWPGKDPDSEIPVHVISASLDFLEVMKMELVTGRDFDPDYGMESTKFIVNEEAVRAMGDDDPIGKQISLWGEMGEIVGVVKDFHMASLYAEIKPTVIQHRTARWLFLRTEAGRTPEAIAGLKEVYDQFGAAYPLEYQFLDDSFRQAYHGELVIGKLAGYFSGFALFIASLGLFGLVSFVAQQRTREMGIRKVLGATISNLSLLLSKDFMKLVLIAFMITAPLAYFVMNYWLENNFAYRTELGPGVFMITGGLALLIALATVSYQAIRTALMNPVKSLRYE, via the coding sequence ATGTCATTTGATCTGGAAAACTCCATTGCCGCCTGGCGCCGAGCTTATGAGGTTAATACGGCATTTTCTGACGAAGATGTCGAAGAGCTTGAGGGCAGTCTGCGAGATAGAATAGAGTCGCTCGTGAATCTGGGCAAAACAGAGAAGGATGCTTTTGGGATTGCTATAAAGCGTATCGGTTCTTCAAGTTCTTCGGAAAAAGAATACAAAAAAGTGTATTGGGGTAAGCTCAAACGCCAGCACAAACTCACCGATGAACTTAAATGGAGGGTTTCTATGCTGAAAAACTATATCAAAGTGGCCCTGCGAGCGCTACAACGTCAAAAAGGCTACAGCTTCTTGAATATCAGTGGTCTCTCAGTTGGCCTTGCGTGTGCATTTCTGCTTGTATTCTGGATCCAGGACGAACTGAGCTATGACCGTTTTCATGAAAACGGTGACCAGATCTACCGCGTCATGCGACACGCGCGTTTTAGTAATCAGGTATATACTGCAAACGACATCCCGTTGAAAGTCGCCCACGTGCTAGCGGATGAGTATCCCGAGGTGGAAAGCACGGTCCTTATGACCAGGCCTGAATACCTGTTGTTTAAACGGGGAGAACTGATGGCGAACGAAAATGGCCGGCATGCAGGGCCACAGTTCTTCGAAATGTTCTCTTGGGATCTAATCCGCGGAGAACCATCGCAGGTTCTAAAGGATCCATTGTCGATTGTCATTTCAGCATCTCTCGCAGAGAAATACTTTGGCAGTGATTGGGTAGAACGAGGAGACATTATCGGTAAGACCATTCATGTAGATAATCGGCAAGATTTTACCGTGACTGGTGTTTTTGATGACATTCCACTGAATTCGTCAACGCGTTTTGACTTTGTCCTTCCTATAGAGGACTACATTCGCCGTAGTAGCGGCCTCGATGCGTGGGATAACAGCAGTCTGCGACTTTTTATACAGCTGCGAGAAGAAACCAATGTGGCAGCCTTGGGCCAGAAGATTATTCGCATCCAGGATGATCATCTGGATCACAGTCAATTTCGAAGCGAGTTATTCCTGCAGTCCTACGAAGACCAGCATCTATATTCGAATTATGAAAACGGTGTACTCAGTGTTAGCCGCGTCGAATACAATATTCGCATTTTCGGTATTGTCGCTTTTATGGTTGTCCTGATTGCGTGCATCAATTTCATGAATTTGTCTACGGCGAGATCAGTAAACCGGTCGAAAGAAATTGGAGTCCGTAAGGCAATCGGCGCAGAAAGACGAGCGCTGATATGGCAATTTATGGGAGAGTCTATGCTCCTGGTTTTTGCAGGTGTCCTGCTTGCAATGGTGCTCGTCTTGGTTGCTCTGCCAGCATTTAATGGATTGACAGAGAAGAGTATAGATATTTCAGATCTTAGAGGGAGCACATTGCTTCTCTTTGCCGGGATCGGGACGTTAACGGCACTCATCGCCGGTACTTATCCAGCGCTATACCTTTCCTCATTCAGTGCTGTAAATATTTTGCGGGGCACATTCCGTCTCACCGGCGGCAGTGCACAATTACGAAAAGGCCTCGTCGTTTTTCAATTCTCAATGTCCATTTTACTGATAGTCGGCACGGTTACCATTTATCAACAAATCCGCTACATCAATTCAAAGCATTTAGGACTAGACCGGGAAAATATTGTTTATACGTATATGGAAGAGGGGATAGGTAAGCAGTTCAGCACTGTGAAAGAAGAACTGCTGCAGCGACCTGGAATTGTCTCCGTCACATCCGCCAGTGAAAATCCGCTAGAAGTGCGATCCAATACCCACAATTTCTCCTGGCCGGGTAAAGATCCAGATAGTGAAATTCCAGTCCATGTTATCTCAGCGAGTTTAGACTTCCTCGAGGTAATGAAGATGGAGCTTGTTACCGGGCGAGATTTTGATCCGGATTACGGTATGGAATCGACTAAATTTATCGTGAACGAGGAAGCGGTCCGGGCAATGGGGGATGATGATCCGATAGGCAAACAAATAAGCCTTTGGGGTGAAATGGGGGAAATCGTTGGTGTTGTCAAAGATTTTCATATGGCGTCTCTCTATGCCGAGATTAAACCAACAGTGATTCAGCATAGAACGGCCAGGTGGTTATTCCTCAGAACGGAGGCAGGACGTACACCGGAGGCAATAGCTGGTCTCAAAGAGGTTTACGACCAATTTGGTGCTGCGTACCCGCTTGAGTATCAATTCCTCGATGACAGTTTTCGTCAGGCCTATCATGGTGAATTGGTAATAGGTAAATTGGCCGGCTATTTCAGTGGATTTGCGTTGTTTATTGCCAGTCTGGGCCTGTTTGGCCTGGTTTCGTTTGTGGCTCAACAGCGCACGAGGGAGATGGGTATTAGAAAAGTTTTAGGTGCCACTATTTCCAATTTATCCCTCTTGTTATCAAAAGATTTTATGAAGCTCGTGCTGATAGCATTTATGATAACGGCACCGCTGGCGTATTTCGTCATGAACTACTGGCTTGAGAATAACTTTGCCTACCGAACAGAGCTAGGCCCTGGCGTTTTCATGATAACTGGAGGACTTGCATTGTTGATAGCACTTGCCACTGTGAGCTACCAGGCAATCAGAACTGCATTAATGAACCCCGTAAAAAGTTTGCGCTATGAATAA